CTATGTTAGCTAAGCTACCCAAAACGCTTAGGCCTGTTCCCGCGGTGATCTCTGTTCCTGAATCGACGGATAATAACCGTCTACAAGCTTGGGTCGAGGCGAGTAAACACGCCAAATGGTTGTCAAAGATCGACATTACTCATGTCGGCGGACCGCGTTTTATCCATGATTCCCTCACTATCCTAAACCAGCAAGATGCGGTGCTTTGTATCGCGGTTGACTCTTTATTCAGTGAGTTAGCCCCGCTTATTGCCGATGACAATGTGCAAGGAACTCAAAACCCATGGGGGCTGCTCCCCAGTGAAGGAGGTGGGGGTGTCATTTTCACTAAGAAAAACATTGTTGACACTCTCAAGTTAAAGCCCGTTGCATCGCTTGATTACTTTGTGGCTGAATGGAACACGTCGGACCGCAGAGGTATGATGCGCTTGGTTCGCAAAGCCGGAGCGGCTTTTGAACACTTAGGCTATATCTATTCTGACTTGAATAATTCTCGGCATCATACTGAGGATTATGGCTTTGCCCTCGGTGCAAGAGCAGAGAAATTCACTAACCCTGAGCAGCCTGTGCTTATCAATGGTTTATGGGGAACACTAGGGCAATCGTCTGCGATGGCTTTGCTTTGCAGCTTCACCCAAATGCATCCTTCATCGGACCCAGCCTGCTTGTTTATGTACGGATTAGATGGTGATCGCGGTTTATTAAGAATATCTCGGTGTGAAGATGCTTAATTGGTTCAAATCTACTGGATGGTAGATCAATTTCAATAAAAAGTGTGGCTCTCAAACCGTCGAAATAGAAACACTTAAGGTCGGTTCTACAGTCATTATGCCTAAATTGATAGGGATAGTGGGCTTTTTATTTTTATGCGGTTGAAAAGCAATATTTAAACTAATTATTATGCTTTCCTAGTTATTATTATCATTTGGCTAAAGAGTGGAACGTGTCTGATCAAAATGGATCAAGCGACAGCTATATCAATCAGCTAGTTCATAAAGCGATTGAGAGAAAAAAACAGCTAGAGCTGCAGGAAGCGCAGAGAAACAAGCCCAAGTTGGAATATGTTTTATTCTCACAATTCGACGTGCTTGAATCTTTTCCTTCAAAAAATGGCAATACAACCTTATATCACCTAGCAAAGCAAGGTGAGCCTGATAAACAGGTGTGTTGTAAAGTCGCCAATGAAGGCACTTCTAGCCATGAACATTCGTTACTGATCGGTGAAGCCAGTAAGCTTGAAATCTCTCAGCATCCAAGCGTGGCTGATTTTATTAAGATCGGTAATGAGTTTGATCGCCCCTACATCATGTATGAATGGATACATGGTGAATCCTTAGCTGAAAAAATAGAAAGACACGCGAAGAAGGGCTTCCGTCACGATCATATTGCCTGGCTAATTTACCAGCTTGCTGGCGCGTTAGAGTACATGCACACCCGAGGCGTATGCCATCTAGATATTAAGCCTGCCAACGTGCTGGTGGCTGAAGATGATAGCGTCAAACTGATTGATTTTGGCGCGGCTCGTTACACTGAGGAATCGCAGGGCCCAGCAGAGGTGAGTATGAATTACGCCTCGCCTATGTATGTTGAGAGTGGTGTGGCAAAACCGCAAGATGACGTCTACTCATTAGCCCTATTGACAGGCCATCTGTTCCTTGGCTCGTCTTACGGTGATGTTTGGCGTCAATTGCTGGGACAAAACAAGCGTTGCCAACTGATCCCGAAACATGTTTGGTCGCTGCTTAAAAATGTTATTAACAAGCCTCGTTCCCACGGCTATACCGCGATTTCGTTTGCACAGGCGTTGGCCCGTATTGATACGCAAGCGCTAAAATCCGACAACAGTGCGCCCATTTTTTCAAATCTTAGAAATGCCGATCTGGTACTGACACAGCACAGCGTGACTGACAAATTCGCCTTCGGTCGATTTAAGTATTTGGAAGCAACGTTAGTGGCTTCGGTTCTTCTGGTAACGGGGACTTACTTTTACGATTATATGCAGCCCGAGTGGAAGCCTTCAGCCAAACCTGGCTTTAGTGAATCGAGCGCCTTGGTCAATACCATCAAACCAGCTCAAACTGCATCATTTCTTGCACAACCGCCGTGGAAGGTTGAGCAAGCATTAAATGACATGTCGAATGATGTTGTCATGATGGCTCCTTATCAGGATGCTTATCAAGTGCAGCAGACCAAGCTACTTACTGTTTATCAGCAGAATGAAGATGCATTGAACTTAAGGCGAGAACTGGCGAGTAATCTTCCTTTGGTGCTCAAGGACATGCGTTCACAACTTGTCTCGCTTCATGCAAGCTTGAACAACGACGGTGTTTTGTTTGCTAAATCTGAGCGTTCATTCAACAAGGTGATGTCAAACTTGAACACATTAACGGTTGAAGCGCAAAAAATGACAAGTTACATGGGCAAACAGGATGCTGAACTGGTCAGTTTGATCTTAAGTGGCCAGGCTAATGCCGTTGATGATTACATGAAGAGTGCATGGGCCAATCATCAGGCTGAATCCTATTACTATAGCCAAGTGTTGCCTAGTACCGTGTTGAATGAGGTTTACGCAACCATTGATGCCAACGCTGAACAGCATTATTACTCACGCGCCATTGAGCAGGCAGAAGCCGCCAAGCAGTATTTTGGTAATACTGCCGATTTGAACGCTAAGGTTCGCGCCCTCAAGGTTGCGCGTAGCGAGTACATTCTATTCAGCACGGTGACAGAGCAAGTGATTTTCGAGAAGGCGAAGCTTAATTCGTCGCTCAACGATCTCGAAGTGAATGCGCCGAAAAAATTCAGCGAAGTCACTCAATTACTGAATAGCATGGCCAGTGATGCTATCCGCAAGAGTCATAAAAAGTCTAAGCCTGCACGAGGCGCGTTGGCGGTCAAACGTGCAATTAGTGATTATGAGCCAGATGCAAGGAGCTAACGGATGTCTGTTGAAATTAACGCGCTTCTAGAACCTATCAATGAGGCATCACCGACCGGTGAAGATGCCCGTTACGAATTTAGCTTCGAAATGATGGAAGCGGAAGTTAAGAAGTTTGGTTCTTTGTTTGGTGAGACGGTTGACTGGTCAGTGGTTCAAAATCATGCCACTGAAGTGATTACTCAGCACAGTAAAGACTTCAAAGCCATGTGCTATCTGTCGCGCGCTCTGGTTGAAAGTGACGGCTTAAATGGTCTTGAACAGGGGCTGTCACTGCTGGCTGAGTCTTTAGCGCGCTATGGTGCGGATTTGTACCCACGTCGTAAACGTGGGCGAGACGGCGCTGTAGAGTGGCTTAACCATCAGCTTAAGCTTGCTTTGCCTAAACTGCCCAATGAACAACTGACGTGGGAAGGGCTGTCGCGGTGTAATGATCGTGTCGAAGAGATTCAGCGCCACTTTGATGAAGTCTTCCAAGACTCGGAAGCGGACTTCTTTGAACTACGCACTGAGATCAACCGCTTGATGCAATCCGCAAATGCCGACGTGCCACACTCGGCATCTACTGAGCCGGAATTGGCGCAAGAGCCAGTGGCTACCGAGCCACCTTCTGCTGAGAGTCAACCAGAGCCCAAAGCCGCTCAGGTGACACCGGTTCAACCCAAACCTTCGGTCGCTGCACCGACTAGGCGCCCCGCAAAAAGAAGTGGACATTGACACCGATTTTTCATCGCCGACGGCGTCGAAGCGTACATTGAAAAAAGTGGCCGAAACCCTATTAAGTGCAGAGCCTGAGTTGGCTTTGTCTTATCGTATCCATAGGCATTTGACCTGGTCAGATATAGAAGAGTTACCAGACCATCAGAATAACGAAACGCCGCTGATCCTTGCTGTCTCTCAAGACAAACAGTCTGAGTATAGAGATAAAGCCAAGCAAGAAAGTGATATTGATACGATTAAACGTCTTGAACGTACTTTGACCGATGCGCCTTTTTGGCTCACTGGGCATTTCTACGTTTATCAGATGTTAAAAAACCTGAACCTTGAAGAAGCGGCTCAAGCGGTTTCAGAAGAGGTAAAAGCCTTCGCCCAGTCTTTGCCGGGTATTGAAGTGCTGTCATTTAAGAATTCGATTCCATTTGCCAACGAAGCAACGATTGAATGGCTGAATAAAGCGCGTTCATCGGCGACGGGAACCGGGCAGCTACTGCCTAGCGTCGTGGTGCAAGAAGGCGATTTGGTATCAATGGACGATGTAACTCTCGAAAACTTGGGAGAACGCGTAGCAGAAGTCGCGCAAAACCTTGAGCTAGATAGCTCAGGGCGAGGGCAATTTATGCTGCATTTACAAATCGTAAAAGCTTACCAAGCTGTTGGTCTTTATGCGCTCTGTTTGCCTTATCTTGAAAAGTTATGGGTTATCAGGGACGAAATGAGTCTTAGCGGCTGGGAACCACATCTCTCTTTGCAATTAGACGAATTGACTCAAAAAATTCTGAAGCAGCTGTATCCAAACAAGGAATTGCTGCCTGCAAAGTTTGAGGCGTGGGAGTCAATCTATAACTAAACAACACAATTAGATAAGGAACTAATTATGTCACGCGATGGCTCGGTAGCTCCTAAAGAGCGAATTAATATCCGTTACGTTCCAGCGACTGGTGATGCGCAAGAAGACGTTGAACTGCCGTTGAATATGATGGTGGTCGGTGACTTCACAGCACGTGCTGATGAGACACCAATTGAAGAACGTACGCCAATTAATATTGATAAAGACAACTTTAACGAAGTGTTGGAAGGCTATGCTCCAAACCTCAAAGTTAATGTTGAAAACCGTCTTTCTGATGAAGAGGGTGCACAGCTTGGTGTTGATCTAACGTTCAAGAACATGAAGGACTTTACTCCTGAGGCGATTGCTAAAAGTGTTCCAGAACTCAACAGTCTGCTAGAGCTTCGTGAAGCACTGGTTGCGCTAAAAGGTCCATTAGGCAACGTCCCTGCATTCCGTAAGAAGATCGCTGCTGTTCTTCAGGATGAAGAAGCTCGTAAGAAATTACTAGAAGAACTCAGCATTGGTGAAAACCAAGATGCTGAAAAGGCTGAATAAGAGGATATTATGACAACAGAAGCACAAGCTCCAGAACAAAGTGAGACTCAGGTCGAATCTGGTTCTCTTCTGGATAGCATTCTTACCGAAACACGCCTGAAGCCTCAGGACGAAGGCTTTGAAGTTGCAAAGCGTGGTGTTGAAGCGTTCATTGGTGAACTCTTAAGTAACAAATCTGCCGAAAAAGTTGATCAGTCTCTGGTTGATTTGATGATTGGTGAGATTGACCAAAAGCTATCAAAGCAGGTTGATGCGATTCTTCACAACGAAGAAGTACAAGCGATCGAATCTACGTGGCGTGGTCTTAAGTACTTGGTTGATCACACGGATTTCCGCGAAAACATCCTTATCGAACTGATTTCAGCTAAGAAAGACGAAATGCTGGATGATTTCGAAGACGCTCCAGAGGTTGTAAAATCAGGCCTTTACAAGCAGATCTACACACGTGAGTACGGTCAGTTTGGTGGTAAGCCAGTTGGTGCAGTAATCTGTGATTACCAACTAACGTCTTCTAGCCCTGATATCAAGTTGATGGAATACATGGCGAACGTTGGTGCAATGTCGCATGCGCCGTTCATCACGTCTGCATCTTCTCAGTTCTTTGGTTTAGACAGCTACGAAGAGCTGCCAAATATGAAAGACCTGAAATCGGTATTCGAAGGTCCTCAGTACACGAAATGGCGTGGTCTGCGTGAACATGAAGATTCACGTTACCTAGGTCTGTGTACGTCGCGTTTCATGCTACGTAACCCTTATTCAGTTGAAGACAACCCAATCAAAGCATTTGACTATGATGAGTTGGTAACAGACAACCACAACCACTTCTTGTGGGGTAACTCAGCGTACGCGATGGCATCTAAGATCAGTGAGTCTTTCGCGAAGTACCGCTGGTGTCCGAACATCATCGGCCCTCAAAGTGGTGGTGCTGTATTTGACTTGCCAGTTTACAACTACGAGTCAATGGGACAAATCGAAACTAAGATCCCGACAGAGATCCTTGTTTCTGACCGCCGTGAGTTTGAACTTGCAGAGGAAGGCTTTATTGCGCTGACTATGCGTAAAGGTTCTGACAATGCAGCGTTCTTCTCTGCTAACTCAATCCAAAAGCCTAAGGTTTACGCGAATACGCCGGAAGGTAAAAACGCAGAAATGAACTACAAGCTGGGTACTCAGCTGCCATACATGTTCATTATCAACCGTCTTGCTCACTACATCAAAGTTCTACAGCGTGAGCAAATTGGTTCTTGGAAAGAGCGTTCTGACCTAGAAATCGAACTCAATAAGTGGATTCGTCAGTATGTTTCAGATCAGGAAAACCCGCCAGCAGAAGTACGTGGTCGTCGTCCACTTCGCGCTGCGAAGGTTGAAGTATCTGATGTTGAAGGCGATCCGGGCTGGTACAAGGTATCAATGTCTGTTCGTCCACACTTCAAGTACATGGGTGCGAGCTTCGATCTGTCTCTAGTTGGTAAACTGGACCAGTAATCAGAGCATATGTTTAAGTTTCGAGCGGTCAGTTTTGCTGACCGCTCTTTTTAGAGTTCAGTATGGAAAAAGGTTATCGCTTACTCGAACGCATTGAATTGGGTGAA
This DNA window, taken from Vibrio neptunius, encodes the following:
- the tssB gene encoding type VI secretion system contractile sheath small subunit, encoding MSRDGSVAPKERINIRYVPATGDAQEDVELPLNMMVVGDFTARADETPIEERTPINIDKDNFNEVLEGYAPNLKVNVENRLSDEEGAQLGVDLTFKNMKDFTPEAIAKSVPELNSLLELREALVALKGPLGNVPAFRKKIAAVLQDEEARKKLLEELSIGENQDAEKAE
- a CDS encoding protein kinase; translation: MSDQNGSSDSYINQLVHKAIERKKQLELQEAQRNKPKLEYVLFSQFDVLESFPSKNGNTTLYHLAKQGEPDKQVCCKVANEGTSSHEHSLLIGEASKLEISQHPSVADFIKIGNEFDRPYIMYEWIHGESLAEKIERHAKKGFRHDHIAWLIYQLAGALEYMHTRGVCHLDIKPANVLVAEDDSVKLIDFGAARYTEESQGPAEVSMNYASPMYVESGVAKPQDDVYSLALLTGHLFLGSSYGDVWRQLLGQNKRCQLIPKHVWSLLKNVINKPRSHGYTAISFAQALARIDTQALKSDNSAPIFSNLRNADLVLTQHSVTDKFAFGRFKYLEATLVASVLLVTGTYFYDYMQPEWKPSAKPGFSESSALVNTIKPAQTASFLAQPPWKVEQALNDMSNDVVMMAPYQDAYQVQQTKLLTVYQQNEDALNLRRELASNLPLVLKDMRSQLVSLHASLNNDGVLFAKSERSFNKVMSNLNTLTVEAQKMTSYMGKQDAELVSLILSGQANAVDDYMKSAWANHQAESYYYSQVLPSTVLNEVYATIDANAEQHYYSRAIEQAEAAKQYFGNTADLNAKVRALKVARSEYILFSTVTEQVIFEKAKLNSSLNDLEVNAPKKFSEVTQLLNSMASDAIRKSHKKSKPARGALAVKRAISDYEPDARS
- the tssC gene encoding type VI secretion system contractile sheath large subunit, which codes for MTTEAQAPEQSETQVESGSLLDSILTETRLKPQDEGFEVAKRGVEAFIGELLSNKSAEKVDQSLVDLMIGEIDQKLSKQVDAILHNEEVQAIESTWRGLKYLVDHTDFRENILIELISAKKDEMLDDFEDAPEVVKSGLYKQIYTREYGQFGGKPVGAVICDYQLTSSSPDIKLMEYMANVGAMSHAPFITSASSQFFGLDSYEELPNMKDLKSVFEGPQYTKWRGLREHEDSRYLGLCTSRFMLRNPYSVEDNPIKAFDYDELVTDNHNHFLWGNSAYAMASKISESFAKYRWCPNIIGPQSGGAVFDLPVYNYESMGQIETKIPTEILVSDRREFELAEEGFIALTMRKGSDNAAFFSANSIQKPKVYANTPEGKNAEMNYKLGTQLPYMFIINRLAHYIKVLQREQIGSWKERSDLEIELNKWIRQYVSDQENPPAEVRGRRPLRAAKVEVSDVEGDPGWYKVSMSVRPHFKYMGASFDLSLVGKLDQ